A genomic window from Dermacentor silvarum isolate Dsil-2018 chromosome 9, BIME_Dsil_1.4, whole genome shotgun sequence includes:
- the LOC119463666 gene encoding uncharacterized protein LOC119463666, whose product MPAASWSDELVEWDDELTRETDHIQLGLVEPWLDSDPLPDGVEAPHPSQLRMVQDAFIARRHELAAHRYAFATFAGCDAFSSRPEFAEAAAHVLDGTPAIYVYHNRNTLSELLELFPHTRRITLKHDLSDSDEGFVYAARNEPHHLVHLEGNFADHEDSGLAVYGDAVTDLLVACPNLRLLAADILPALDAAQDNNELRAVIGNLLVVVLGGYAYGHDGGVESFAPASADQIKRAAEICPDPGLVYLAVDSPDAVQELTEFNSPSKLCVSYEPVTTAFCPFSSVVPALKKFDLSALTLKNFKDVDLNKVAKTGEKTLRLLSLDHCHVLDEEVKSSAFRNLVALRITWATPVTLQCLLSECPELEYLKLGSTEVSRMFLSRVFAKTSLTSLRNLELRLDHPLEHHGLDEEDLNVMVESLPSLGYVSTNSAEVRLFLRRSAPHVRIGTLFCALCAAEFCRRTGRCSVSSIL is encoded by the exons ATGCCGGCCGCGTCGTGGAGCGACGAGCTCGTCGAGTGGGACGACGAGTTGACGCGCGAGACGGACCACATCCAGCTGGGACTCGTCGAGCCCTGGCTCGACTCCGACCCGCTGCCTGACGGCGTCGAGGCGCCACACCCGTCACAGCTGCGCATGGTGCAGGACGCGTTCATCGCCAGGCGACACGAGCTGGCCGCGCACCGATACGCCTTCGCCACGTTCGCCGGGTGCGACGCCTTCAG CTCTCGGCCGGAGTTCGCCGAGGCCGCCGCGCACGTCCTGGACGGCACTCCGGCCATCTACGTGTACCACAACAGGAACACGCTGTCCGAGCTGCTGGAACTGTTCCCACACACACGGCGCATCACCCTCAAGCACGACCTGAGCGACAGTGACGAGGGATTCGTCTACGCCGCCAGGAACGAGCCGCACCACCTGGTTCACCTGGAAGGAAACTTCGCCGACCACGAGGACAGTGGGTTGGCCGTCTACGGTGACGCAGTGACCGACCTCCTGGTGGCGTGCCCAAAC CTACGCTTGCTGGCGGCAGACATCCTACCGGCTTTGGACGCCGCTCAAGATAACAACGAGCTACGCGCAGTCATCGGGAACCTGCTCGTCGTCGTGCTTGGTGGTTACGCCTACGGTCACGATGGCGGCGTCGAATCGTTTGCACCCGCCAGCGCCGATCAGATCAAGCGCGCCGCCGAAATATGTCCCGACCCAGGACTCGTGTACCTGGCGGTCGATTCCCCGGACGCAGTCCAGGAACTGACCGAGTTCAACTCACCCTCCAAGCTGTGCGTTTCCTACGAGCCCGTCACGACGGCCTTCTGCCCGTTCTCGAGCGTCGTGCCGGCGCTCAAGAAGTTCGACCTCTCGGCGCTGACCCTCAAAAACTTCAAGGACGTCGACCTCAACAAGGTCGCCAAGACGGGCGAGAAGACCCTGCGCCTGCTGTCCCTGGACCACTGCCACGTCCTGGACGAAGAGGTCAAGTCGAGCGCCTTTCGAAACCTGGTCGCTCTCAGGATCACGTGGGCGACGCCCGTGACCCTGCAGTGCCTGCTGTCCGAGTGTCCCGAGCTGGAGTACCTCAAGCTCGGTTCCACCGAGGTGTCCCGGATGTTCCTCTCTCGAGTGTTCGCCAAGACGTCGCTGACGTCTCTCAGGAACCTGGAGCTGCGTCTGGACCACCCGCTGGAGCACCACGGACTCGACGAGGAAGACCTGAACGTGATGGTGGAATCGTTGCCGTCGCTAGGATACGTGTCCACGAATTCGGCTGAGGTACGATTGTTCCTCAGGCGAAGCGCACCGCACGTTAGGATAGGAACTCTCTTCTGCGCGCTGTGCGCGGCAGAGTTTTGCCGCAGGACAGGGAGGTGCAGTGTGTCAAGTATCCTGTGA